The genomic interval CAGTGGGGTCACCCACCGATGTCGTTAACTTTCTCCCTCGTCCACCTGTGGAAGAACTCCTCCGAGCTTTGGGACAGATTCCAGGCATCGAGCAAGTTTAGGGAGAAGATACTGCTCCACAAGCCTAGGGAGCAGGACCAGCCATGAGTGGCTctgccccagagccccagccacCCAAacactgcctgcttctcccttgaccTTGATGTTCCCTCCCAGTCTGGCTGCTCAGGGGGTGAGACAGACTTTGGTCTCCCCCACCCTCGCCCCGGCAAATGCAGGAGGGTCCCATTCTCAAGGGATAACCCAAACCAACACCGGAACCCAGGACAAGATCCTGGGGGAAAGGAACgggccttcccctgcccccccccccccaccaggagTCACCTAGCATGTAGCACATCCGTGACTCTGGGAGCCTCTTCATCAGCCGCCCCATGAAGAACTCAGAGCCGAAGAGCTCGGTGGGGATGAAGGCCCCGTACTTCTGCAGGCCTACCTCGTAAGGGGAGAATTCGCACCACTCTGCATGGGGGGCAGAAGGGTGGCGTGTCAGTCTCAGGCCTTCAgagccccaccctccctcctcaggGTTCCTACAGATCAGGGGCATGGAGCGCGGGGGCTGGTAGGGACAGGGAGACTACAGTTCCCCCAACAGGGCACAAGGGGGCGCCCAAGACTGGCTACTGCTGGCCAGTCGGACTGCTTTGTCACCAGCATGGCTAGTTTGCTCCACCAAACTGGATAAACCGAGCTCACAACTGAcctagaagcaggcagagcaggttTCTAGAGTCCCTCAGTCTGGGAACCTTGAGAAATATTTAGAACCCCCTCCCTTTTTTAACTTTACTACCTCTGTCCCATCAAACCTCTGCTCCTAGAAAAGCCACAAGCCCCCACCAGCCTGATCCATCCACACAGAAGGGGTAGCCAAGTTGAGGTGGAGGGGGCAAATGTGGTGGGTTGGGCGTGTGCTGGGGCCCTGGGTACCTCTGCCTGCTGAGAAGGGACCCCCTTATAAACTAGCCACCAGTGTTACCTCTGAAATCCTGGTTGCTTACATCATCCTTGACATTGATGGTGAGGTAGATGGGCAGGGGGTTCTGGCCCTGGCACAAAGCAGCACGCTGATCTGACagtttggattcatttctctgtgGGGACATGAAATGGTGAAGAAGCACAGGCAGCCTGGAGGCAGTGCAGAGTAAGGGGGATGGTCTGGACCTCCAGCAGGCCATTTCCTGGCTCCTGAGCCCATCCGGCCACTGTGCAGATCCCAGCTGACACCAGTCAAACCTGCTCTTAAAATGTACCCAGAGAATGTTCGCTCGTCCCTGGGCTATTCACCATCCCAGACACATGGACGGGAGTGGGGGTGAATCTACACTTTAGGGCTGTTCCTCAGAGTCCCAAGATTCTCCTGGTGTCTCAAGgaccagagaaggaaaaagtaggGGTGGAAAAGGCCACCACTGTCCCTCTCCATCCCCATCATCTTCCACCCAACATACCCCAGAGCAGgtgcatttttcttctctgcttttgcaTGTTGGGCTCCCTCATAAAATTTgtttgggaaggaggaggaaagctgctttaaaaagaaaaaatatgaacaggggcacctgggtggctcagtcagttaagcggttgcctttggcttgggtcatgatcccagggtcctgggatcgagccctgcgtcgggctccccactcggtggaaagcctgcttctctctctcccacttctcctacttgggttccctctcttgctgtgtctctctatcaaataaataaataaaatcttttttaaaaaatctaaacaaaaggCTTGGAAATGGTGCACTAGCTGGCAGCCAAGGTCAGCTGGCAGCTAAGGTCCCTCTGAGTCCCCAGAACATGGTGCTGCCAAATCAGAGGGGAGTCAGCAGTAGCCAGTCATGGGCGCCCTCTTGTGCCCCGTGGGGGAACTGCGGCCTCCCTGTCCCTGCGGAACAGCCAGGGCCACAAGCCACCTACTGAAATGAATCAACCTTTGTAGACAGGCCAGGTGAGGGGTTAGAGGGCCACGCTCTGACCTTAGGCTCTATGCAGCTGCCTGCTGGGTGACCATCCAGGGTTATTCAGGTGTGTGAAGGCCCCTGACCTTGTGTGGGATGCTAAACACATATGTGGGGCAAACAACTCTTGGGCCTCCCTTGAAAGGCAAGCAGGGCACCTTTCACAATGGCCCAGAGATCTGGGCACTGCAAAGCTGAGTACTGGAAGTAGAGAAAACTGTAGACTCAGGGAAGAATGCAGTCTACACTCACGGTCAAAGGAGTCCAAGGGGAAGAGGCTCCTGCCTTGGCCAGAGTGGAACAGTAGAGACCTCCAAATTTCAATCCTACACTTGCCCTTCTGGGAACCTTGGctcctcctcctactccaccCCAGGCAACACTCAGGTGTCTGTTGTCAGTAGCCTGGGTGCTTTCCTCCTCATCACATGGGGCACTAAGTATTGTTTGAAATATTAACTACCCCTTATAGATGTAGTTTCCATTTAAGGAATGGCACAGAGCAGGACCCGGATTTAAATCCCAACCTGCCTAAACCCAAAGGCCAACTCCTTCAGTCTCCACCTGTCCTGCTTCATCATAAGCACAGATTAGATGGTGGTTATCGAGGGGGAGAGTGGGTGCGACCCACCAAAAGCTGTGAGTGCCTCAGTTCCAAACCCCCATTGCCTGGCATAGTTTCTGACATGCGGGaggtacttaatttttttgaaagaaaaaaaaaatgaaggaataaatgcaCTTCCAAGATGAAGTTCAGGTCATCTATCACTTCAGAGATGACCTTCATCTCTCTACAGACCACCTAGAATATAATTTGTTATCCTTCCGTTTCCTGGCAAGCTGTGTTTAGAATTCAGAACTCCTCAGAGCCTTTTGGGAGTGGGGCTGAGAACTGCAGGTCTGGAGAGAAATTAGGTGGGAAGCTCTGCTTTGGGGACAAGTGACAGCCACAGCTGGTCCCTCCCCAGGGCCTGTGCAGCTGGAAGAGTCTGGGTGTTCGCTGAACCACTGAGGGTGTTCCCCTCAATGCCACTGCTCCACAACCTTGCACAGAGTGCCCCAGCAGCTGAGAGCCCCCAATATAGACTGTTTCTCTTCTTGGGCACACGGTGCTCGGATTGTTGGATCTCAGAGCAGGGAGGAACTTCTGGACACAACCTCTGTAAGGCAGCCATGAGAAGGGGCCCTACAGATCTTCAGCTACAAGGAGTATAATCAACTAAGGGCCTCCCAGAACTGCACTGAGTTTGTGCTGCGGTCACAAGGCTTGGGCTGCTCCCAGCACATGTCTAAGAGCAGGAGGGATCCTGAGGCATGCGCATTTATGTCCATGGAGGGCCCCAAACTCCTCTGACCAGCAGCTTGTCTAGAGGCCTATCCAACGGACTTACTGAACCTTCTAGATCAGCAGTCCTGGATGCTTCCACCcagcccttcttccctctctcctccacttGGGGTCAGACTTGTATCAGTCTGATGTCTGTCCAacctcctccagctccctccccctgttctcttgTGGTAACTTGGCATGATCCAGAGGACATGCCGCCAATCTGCAGGACTGTTCCTAAGCCATCCCCACCCCAAGGGTCTCAGTCATACACTAAAGGGATGTGGCAAGCCAATTCCACAATCTTCCTCCATCATGTGCTTGGGAACCTCATGCTTCCTATGACCCACAGTTGAATCTGCAGGTCTAAGCTAACTTCCTTCTTCTGAGAAGTAAGTCCAGAACCCCCTGATGAAGAAAGAGAGCAGGTCATCAGCCAGGGCAGGCTGGACCTCAGAAGAAGCTAAGCACCTACCTCATCCCCCAGACAGGCCTCGATCAGCAGGCCCCAGAAATCTGTAAAGGTGACCTTGTAGCCTTCCTGACTACGCAGCTGAAGCTCTTCCTGGAATTTGGCCAGCTGGTCTGGGAACAGGGCAGGCATCTTGTCCTTGACCACATGCCTCCGCGCCTCCAATATGGCAGGCTCCAGGTTTTTGGAGGACCAGTCAGGGTCACGGTATAAGGTAGCCATGGTCctggagagagacacacacacggGGATAGAACTGAGCCAGTCCTGGTCCAATCAACTCTGGGCCCTGGCCAGAGAGAAGGTGGACAGATCGTGGGAGACCCTAACTCATCAGGAGAGGAgcctggagggaaggggtggaCATTTTTAATCATAGTCACAATGGCTACCATGGGCCAGGTATAGCATGTTGCTTGAGAGTGAGgctgctggggacacctgggtagctcagttgcttaagcatctgccgtcagcttgggtcatgatcctagggtcctgggatggagcctgcatttggctccctgcttagtggggagtccgattccccttctccccctgtccctttctctgctcgtgttcgctctctctttcaaataaagaaaaaaaatctaaaaaaaaaaaaaaaaaagagcaaggatTCTGGACCAAGATCTTCCTGGGTTCAAAACCACactctgccactcactagctgtgtaATCCTGGGCAAGTTATCTAACTGCTCGTCcatcagtttccccatctgtagaacGGAGAGAATTAGCACTGCACCTACCTCAAAGAGTTATGTGAAGGTTACCATGAGTTAATGCAATTTAAAGAGATTCAAACAGTGGCCAGGACAAAGTGTATGCTGGGTCATGGAGTGGTGAGGCCAACATTGGAACCCAGGTTTGGCTGATTCCAAATCCTGGACTCTTTCCACTTCGTTGCATCCATTCCCATAATTACAGTGCTGGCTAAAGATTTATTTCCCCTGCTTCTTCTGAACTTATACATGGGCAATGGGAaggagtaaaacaaaaacaaaaacagtgaccCCTATAGCCCTAGGTCTCTTCTTGGTCTGGAGCTAGCTTTTCTGCTGAAGTCAGGACAGCACCTTGGAACCCCCGTGCCCTGGGTGACCTTGTCTGCAGTGTCACTGTATCTGAACAGTGGCCTCTTCCTTCACAGGGCTTGTTTCTGGTCCAGGAAGGTAGGGATTGGTCAAGAGATTTCATGGACAAAAAGCACCCCGCTCTCCGTAAGATTCActcttatttttacatgtttaaaagaTTTCAAAACCATCACAAATGATTGATTTTAAAAGGATACTTCCCAGTGCTTTGTCAGGCCAGGAGatgcttccctcttcccctacagtaccccctccccacccaccaagTTCCTTCCAGTCTCCTGCTTGTCAGGCAGGGCCAGAAGGATGCAGATGCCCCTCAGCCCTGATGGAAGCAGCTTTTATCTCCTTATTGTACTACCCACAGGCCATGCCAACAAACGTCAGCTGTCCTTCTGTCCCATCTGGGCGGAAGCCACAGAGTTTCTGACACACTAGCAGCCCTTGGCCTTCCTAGGGCAAATTCACATCTACTGCTCAAATGTAAGTTCCTAGAGCTCCTCCAGGGTGAGGGGCCACTTGGGACCTTAATGGCTCAGAGGCCTACCAGTCCCTGACAGAAGATGCAGCCATTTTGTTCCAGGATCCCCTGCCAGGACTGTGCTATGACCTCATGTGGGCCCCTTCCaccataaaaatatgaaacatgtTTTATGATtgttgtataaaaataaatataataatgttatatttGTTCTTGggcaagaagttttttttttttttttttttttttcccctgatctTAAAAGAAGGTAAAACATTTTTCTGGGCTTCTACAAGCACTGTGGGTCCTAGGCATATGGATACTGGCCTCGTTTTCAGGGGACTCGTTCTCCTTGCTTACCAGCAGAGAGTGAAAAAGGcaccagggcagagggaggggcaaggaTGGGGGTGGTGGGCTGGGGTCAGGGCAGCTAGAGCAGCTGGGCCAGCTCCACACAGCCTAGGAGAGCTGGCATGGTTGGAGAAGGCAGCTATTTCTTCCCAACAGGATGGGTCAATGGTAGGAGTGGGTCACAACTCTTAACTACCATATTCCTAGATCCCTGCCACAGCCCCAAGGCACCCAGGACTGGGAGAGTCTCGCTCAATGACCCCATGGGGTCAATACTagttatacccattttacagattcagAAACTGAGACTCTGAGAAGTGAAGCTGCTGCCCAGCATCACACAGCTGTAAGGGGTAGAGCCGCCCAGTTTTGTGAGTCACACTACCTTGGGGCAGGGAAAGCTTCACCAGAGACCCTGGTCAGCCTCTTTAGTGCTTGCTCTGGGCTCCACTGGGCAGTGGCAGCCAGCTCCTTACCAGGTGGCCCCAGACAGGCCAGTGATGTAGCTGGCACAGTTCAGGATGTTCAGCTTCTGCAGCCCCAGCAGGTGGCCATACATGGCGGTCATGGATCTTGTTCCACCCCCAGTGGCCATGATGGCGATCAGCGGTACCTGGGAGCACACAGAGGCAGACTGTTGGGGCCGTGCGGGGAGGGAGAAGACACAGACTGACCCACGGAAGCTTAGAAAGAATGGTGGAGGCGGGAGGACTGGCTACAGACAGCAGAGCACAAGGCACTAAAGTGACCTGAAAATGGCCTTTCACAGGGCTAGAATTAGATCTTCCCTCCAAACTCAGTAGTTGGTGAGCATAAATGGTGCCGGGGCGTCACACAGCTTGGTCAATCAGCATGTGGTGGCTGGAAGAGTTCTTTGCACAGTTAGTCTAGCCCTCAGTTAACAGGTGATGACACTGGGATCCAGGGGGCTGAGGGACTCGCTTGAGGACCCAGCTAGTGGGCGATTCCCTAACGGCTCCTCCTATGCAAGGATGTGCTATCGGGGTGCCTGGCCCAGACTTGGCCCGTGACAGGTGCTCAGTATACACTGTATGTACAACAGCTGGAATCACTGAATTCTTGACGTGGGAAGGAGCGAGGTTGTCACCTCTGGATTCACAAAGGTTGAAGATGGCCTTGGGGTTTTCCTCTAAAGaggggagagtggggaaggggatcCTTGCCAAGATGTACTCTATTTGAGCAGGGATGGTAAGATCCTTCTGTCCACTAAAGTCCCATCGCAACCGTCCTCGGGCACAAGGTCTCCATCCTCTTGCACTTGGAGGGTGACCTGCTGCCTGGTGTGGGGAAGGCAGGGTGTGGACCTGTCCATACCTGGGAGGTGACAAAGGGCTCTAACAAAGGCACACTCTCTGCCTGTGGGAAGAAGCCTGccctgcaggggaaggggctTCTCTGTAGTGTGCCACTGACCGTTGTTTTTTTCTGGGGGGGTTTTCTATTGTGCGCCTATTTGGGGGGAAGAGAGAATTGAGGAACAAAGAGCCCAGGGCCTTTTGATTGGAGATAGTAGGGCTTCAGCTGTTTTCccggctggggggtgggggggaggaggccATTGTGTCCTGTGTAAGACCTCATAGGTCCCCTTGGGATCTGTTCAGTGCCTGGGGAGGCGCAGCGATGGGGAGGGacactccttcctttctctctcggCTTTgccttccccgcccctccccctgcaaacACACAACTTAATCACATTCAACACAGCCCTCCGCTGGGGACCCAGGAAAGGCagtggtgaagccactctggagcAGAGAAGGGCTTGGGGGCAGGTGGCAGTGTGCAGTGTGGGCAGGACAAGCTCAGCTTAGAGGGGGATGAAGCCCCGGCTGGCAGGCCCCTGCTTACCCACCTCGTCCGCAGACAGGTCCTCCTCCAGCTGCAAAACCTGTTGCAGCGCCTCGGCCACCACGACTCTCCGCTTCTCCAGGAACTCCTGCTCCTCGGGGCACAGGCTGAAGCCCAGCCGCACGTCCAGCGTCTGAGGGCTATGGGGACAGAGGATCCTGAGAAGCAGGCTTGCAGACTTTACCGCCACAAAGACATATATTTAGGGTCAGTGGGTCATAGGCTTGAAGCCAGGTTCTGCCATATACCTTTCCTGTGACTTAGAGtctctcctctctcatctgtaaaatggggctaattgTGCTTACCTCCCAACACTGTCTTCCGTACTTAAGGAGACTGACAAACGGAAAGCCACTGAACCCTTATCTGACACTTTAGACAGGTCCTCCGCAAAATTGGGGGCTCATCCAACCCTCTGCATCCTCAGCCTGATCTGGAAAGCCCAGGAAGACTTCCCCCAGGTATCTTCCATGACCTGAGGCTACACATGGGTAATAGGGAGCCCTGGGATTCTTTTAGCCAATCCCTCCAGACCACGCTCTACAGTAAGGGCTTTCCTGTGGAGTTCATGTTCTTTGGTAAGTTCTCCCTGCTCCTGGAGTAAATAATCCTTCTGTATGTTTGTGTAACTATGAAAACCCTCGTATTCCTGATGTCACCCTCTCATCCCTATAGGTCCGCAAGGCAGGTGGAGCAGGAGTTGCCAAAGCATGTTCAACACTTGCCttcttttgaccaccttccttcCCTGGACACGTCCAGGCTCCTGGCCTGGCAGCCAAGAGCCTAGCTGCTCTGTGTGCCCTCGCTGTTTGCTACTTCTTAGAAGGGGCCACAGGCTTTCAGATCCCAGAAGCAGTCCGGGTTCTGAGGCTTTGTGCAGCCCTTGGCTTTACCAGaaccttcctccctctgcctatgtCCGTCCCTGGTGTCCTTCCAGGCTCGATTCCCCTGGGACTCTGGGTGACTGACCATTGACAATTTCAGAACTGAGCCTTACTCAGTTGCCCGAGTCACCAACCAGATCACATGTCCTTGAAAGCAGAGCCTGGGAGCCCTGAAATGGTGTTTCCTCCGTGTTGTATGCAGGCCTACAGACACAACTGTAAGGAAATACCTCTTTCCTTGGCctcaatgaaaaacaaataatgaaacaaCAGTAATAACAACACTGGTTGATAGTTGCTGAGTGTCCCTCTTGTCAGATCACTGATTTTTGGCAAGGGTGCCAAGACAACTCAgaggggaaagaatagtcttttccacaaatggtgttgagacAACTGGagattcacatgcaaaagaatgaagctgtaTCCCTATTTCATGCTGTATatacaaattaactcaaaatctgtcatagacctaaatgtgagagctAAAGCCATAAGAACTCTTAGAAGAGGaacccctgggtagctcagttggttggacgactgcctttggctcaggtcatgatcccggagtcccaggatcgagtcccacatcgggctctcagctccatggggagtctttctccttgctcatgctctctctcactgtctctctctcaaataaataaataaaatcttaaaaaaaacaaaaaagaactctAAGAAGAAAGCAGGGGATCCTCATGACCTTGGATGAGGCaataatttctgaaatataatgccaaaagcacaggtgacaaaagaaaaaatacgcATGCGCTAGACATCACCAAAGTTCAAAATGCATTTGCGCCCAAGGACATTGTCAAGATTGTATAAAGACAACCtccagaataggagaaaatacttgcagatCATATCTCCAACAAGGGACTTgtatacagaatataaaaagaactcttagaacTTAACAAGAGGCAAGTAACCcactttaaaaatggacaaaggatctgaagagacatttctcccaaAAGATATAAACATGGCCAAtaaacccatgaaaagatgctcagcctgGTGAGACATCAGGGCAATGCAAGTCAAAACCTCATTTCCCTCCCTCGGTTCTAGTAAATCAGAGGGGTAGACAGAAGGAGGGTGCTTTACCAGGGTGTAGACTTCATGTGTAATTCACAGTCCTCGccctgggaagagaaagaggaacaacTTTTCAGGGATGACGATTTAGAGCCAAGGGGTACCAAGTAAAGGAGGGGCGTCACACCAGATGGTACCCCCGATCTGACTCAgcacacacatgggcacacacatatgcgcacacacacatgctacCCTCATTCCTTCTATGACCCTCAGCTCAGCCTCTACAGACTCTCTTTGGCCCCACAGCACAGCCCGCAGTCTCCTACCCCAGCAGACTCCTCTGTCCTGCCTGAGAGAACTCTCTCCCATGTCACCACCCCCCAAGCCCTTCCCATTCTCCTCCCACAGAAGCTTCTGGCTGTGCTGCTCAGGGTCCCCTTACCACGGGTAGGGTCACCGTCTGGCCATCAGAGAAGCAGTCAAGGGGCTGGCGGACAGGGCTGTTCTTGCTGTGCGCACAGCAGCAGCAAAGCTGGAAGGATGGGCAGGCTCggtgagggaggggtgaggggctcCTCTGGCAGGTCTGGCTGCCCCAGTCCCTCCTACCCCCCACTCCCACGGTCGTTGTTGTGTACCCCATGGCTCCACTGGCTCGTGGGCACGTCCACATGCATACAGGGCTGGAAATACTTGGGGTAGTGGAAGCAGGCCGGGTTTGGGCAGCAGGGCTCCTGGCGGCATGGGACACGTTGGGTGTGCTCGAAGGACTCTTTCACTGTCACCAGGAGGTCCTTCACTGGAAGAGAGGACAAGAGGCCTGAGCCCCTAGAAGCCTCTCACTCCTCCACCCCAGCTTGCACCAAGAGAAAGCCAAGCTGGAAGAACCTGGGGGCAGGGATTCAGAAGAACCTAGGGCACAGATTAAAAGGCTTCCAAGTCTCATTCTGTAAGGCTGGGCAGGGCCCAAGAAGCTGTATTTAGTGTGGCTGTGTATGATGAGGACAAAGAAGGTCCCCAGTAGGCCTCGAGATGCTGAGTTCCCTGGACTGGT from Mustela erminea isolate mMusErm1 chromosome 5, mMusErm1.Pri, whole genome shotgun sequence carries:
- the PLA2G4E gene encoding cytosolic phospholipase A2 epsilon isoform X6, which codes for MSDRLIGNVLELSVCDEDTLTPDDHLLTILYDLTKLCFRKKTHVKFPLNPEGMEELEVEFLLEESSSPPEILITNGVLVSRQVSRLEVHAECRRQKKRRKMKDLLVTVKESFEHTQRVPCRQEPCCPNPACFHYPKYFQPCMHVDVPTSQWSHGLCCCCAHSKNSPVRQPLDCFSDGQTVTLPVGEDCELHMKSTPCPQTLDVRLGFSLCPEEQEFLEKRRVVVAEALQQVLQLEEDLSADEVPLIAIMATGGGTRSMTAMYGHLLGLQKLNILNCASYITGLSGATWTMATLYRDPDWSSKNLEPAILEARRHVVKDKMPALFPDQLAKFQEELQLRSQEGYKVTFTDFWGLLIEACLGDERNESKLSDQRAALCQGQNPLPIYLTINVKDDVSNQDFREWCEFSPYEVGLQKYGAFIPTELFGSEFFMGRLMKRLPESRMCYMLGLWSSIFSLNLLDAWNLSQSSEEFFHRWTREKVNDIEDEPLLPEIPKCDATVLDTAVVIPGSWLSNTFRSILTHRAFVSQFHNFLRGLQLHTDYLQNNQFSMWKDTVLDGFPNQLTESVNHLCLLDTAFFVNSSYPPLLRPERKVDLIIHLNYCAGSQTKPMKQTCEYCSVQNIPFPKYELQEDEENLKECYLMENSQEPDAPIVLFFPLINDTFQKYKAPGVERSPEELEQGHVDIYGPKTPYATKELTYTEAAFDKLVKLSEYNILNNKDKLLQALRLAVEKKKRLKSQCPS